A portion of the Deinococcus humi genome contains these proteins:
- a CDS encoding response regulator — translation MPDSARLLLVEDNPADVFLMESALELSGTQVHLTVARDGLDALEQMRAARDLGILPSLILLDLNMPRMNGFEVLAALRADPSLAHLPVVVFTTSHAPADVKRAYALQANSYLSKPTRLDEFLSVVKLLEAYWFGAASLPTSY, via the coding sequence ATGCCTGACTCGGCGCGTCTGCTTTTGGTGGAGGACAATCCTGCCGACGTCTTTTTGATGGAGTCGGCCCTGGAACTGTCCGGCACGCAAGTGCATCTGACGGTTGCCCGGGACGGTTTGGACGCCTTAGAGCAGATGCGGGCGGCCAGAGATCTGGGGATCCTTCCGAGCCTGATCCTGCTCGACTTGAACATGCCCCGCATGAACGGGTTTGAGGTGCTGGCTGCCCTGCGGGCCGACCCATCCCTCGCTCACCTGCCGGTGGTGGTCTTCACCACTTCGCACGCTCCAGCCGATGTGAAGCGCGCGTACGCACTGCAGGCCAATTCCTACCTCAGCAAGCCCACCCGCCTGGATGAGTTCTTATCCGTGGTCAAGCTTTTAGAGGCCTACTGGTTTGGCGCGGCCAGCCTCCCCACCAGTTATTGA